A genomic region of Branchiostoma lanceolatum isolate klBraLanc5 chromosome 4, klBraLanc5.hap2, whole genome shotgun sequence contains the following coding sequences:
- the LOC136432739 gene encoding CCAAT/enhancer-binding protein zeta-like has product MSYRLLQSNMAATRSKVATEDEEISDSDSEAEPQDDFLLDDVLKLGGNKGDYNTLRMLDETQDVIELPQDEGSDVEPDEIKAIIKKLGLDKLNALPEDRDEKEDFSETSSHEGEEEEDMQSTETKADTADVQVSEVSSSSQPQEQRKPQGKFIIAPGERWYQAEFPTDPTTWPTVKPATAEQLKREATRLFEQEVKQHNQLKNKRKSSDFGWLKTVATAGTLSDRVAGLTVLIQDAPLHNLASLETLVNMAKKKMRREATQAVDTLKELWLSDLLPDGRKLKTFEQHPLSILTEVTGGNQEGRRRRLIMWYYEDRVKQLYSEFISAIQTLAHDTVATNKSKALGTVLELLSNKPEQEKVLLELLVNKVGDPDYKIASKAAHLLGKLVDMHPNMRIVVVREVERLLYRPNVSNKAQYYSMCFLNQLVLDHDSSELANKLVTIYFSFFKVYVQKKEKDTKMLSALLTGVNRAFPYANVKDEKVDTQINELFKVVHAVNFNISVQALMLLYQVMDSRQAVSDRYYTALYRKLSDPELKHSSRQAMFLNLLYKSVKSDVAFRRVKAFIKRILQVCCGQQPSFVCGALFLVSEIAKVHPGLRTITLAAEESDDEEHFEDVELPEEEVIVGDGEEVGGKTESTEEQKEEVTKPSEPGRSGASWVHRLGKGKTSSSQYDPQGRNPLYCGADESCLWELCKLANHFHPSVALFAKKILDGDAIQYSGDPLQDFTLARFLDRFVFRNPKQRKQDPGQSVMQPKSTRFEPRGVKRFPVNSEEFLQTEEQKIPVDEVFFHRFFSKRAQFGRKARDGDNDSDIESVGDEEFDRILDKFEGDEEDEDLGMDFASELTRNKRKGKKRKGEEEEEESDDEDELEDEDEMMEDDDLEDDNGEVWGEEEEDGEEAGVFMDPAEENMFADAPGGSDEEFSYDDMDEMSFSEEENDDEDEAVGPTKQGKKKAANKRKAGDGDDDDDDNDEGVDFVAAMATKPKRKRRRGKLPAVGSGSMFAAAEEFSSLLDDNAGSKFDNIGIGALSNKDNADAKQLKWEVARDQWVRGQNWKDKKRNRGKGPPGKGRGKKQGGKQGKRRR; this is encoded by the exons ATGAGCTACCGTCTGCTACAGTCCAACATGGCTGCCACGAGGTCGAAAGTTGCTACGGAAGATGAAGAAATATCGGATTCTGACTCAGAAGCGGAACCGCAAGACGACTTTTTATTGGACGATGTTCTAAAACTTGGTGGGAATAAG GGAGACTACAACACCCTGCGGATGCTTGACGAGACCCAGGACGTGATAGAACTTCCACAGGACGAGGGGAGCGACGTAGAACCAGATGAG attaaGGCAATCATAAAAAAGTTGGGCTTAGACAAGCTCAACGCTCTTCCTGAAGATCG GGATGAAAAGGAAGATTTTTCAGAAACAAGCAGCcatgaaggagaagaagaagaagacatgcAGAGTACAGAAACAAAAGCAGACACAGCTGATGTCCAAGTAAGCGAGGTGTCCAGTTCATCTCAGCCACAAGAACAGAGGAAACCTCAGGGAAAGTTCATTATTGCTCCAGGGGAGAGGTGGTACCAGGCAGAG TTCCCAACAGACCCAACCACCTGGCCCACAGTGAAGCCAGCAACAGCAGAGCAGCTGAAAAGAGAGGCAACCAGGTTATTTGAACAAGAAGTCAAGCAGCACAACCAGT TGAAAAACAAGAGGAAGAGTTCGGACTTTGGCTGGCTGAAGACCGTGGCCACTGCGGGAACGTTATCGGACAGGGTGGCGGGACTGACCGTGCTGATACAGGACGCACCGCTCCACAACCTGGCCAGTCTGGAGACGCTGGTCAACATGGCCAAGAAGAAGATGCGGAGGGAGGCAACACAAGCTGTCG ACACTTTGAAGGAACTGTGGTTGTCTGATCTCCTTCCTGATGGTAGAAAGTTGAAAACGTTTGAGCAG cATCCCCTGTCTATATTAACTGAGGTCACCGGGGGTAACCAGGAGGGCAGGAGGAGGAGACTCATCATGTGGTACTACGAGGACAGGGTCAAACAGTTATACTCCGAGTTCATCTCAGCTATACAG accCTAGCGCATGACACAGTGGCAACAAACAAGTCCAAAGCTCTAG GTACAGTCTTGGAACTTCTGAGTAACAAACCAGAACAAGAAAAG GTCCTACTGGAACTACTGGTTAACAAGGTCGGCGACCCTGACTACAAGATTGCATCCAAAGCAGCTCATCTACTGGGAAAACTGG TGGATATGCACCCCAACATGAGGATAGTGGTGGTGAGAGAGGTGGAGAGACTGCTGTACAGACCCAACGTCAGCAACAAGGCTCA GTACTACAGTATGTGCTTCCTGAACCAGTTGGTACTGGATCATGACAGTAGTGAGTTAGCCAACAAGCTGGTCACCATCTACTTCTCATTCTTCAAG GTCTATGTACAGAAAAAGGAGAAGGACACTAAGATGTTGAGTGCACTGCTGACTGGTGTCAACAGGGCATTCCCTTATGCCAATG TTAAAGATGAGAAGGTGGATACCCAGATCAATGAACTGTTCAAAGTGGTCCATGCCGTTAACTTCAACATCAGTGTACAG GCATTGATGCTATTGTACCAAGTCATGGATTCAAG ACAAGCGGTGTCAGACAGGTACTACACAGCGCTGTACAGGAAACTGTCGGACCCAGAGCTGAAGCACTCCTCCAGACAGGCCATGTTCCTCAACCTGCTCTACAAGTCTGTCAAGTCTGACGTGGCCTTCAGGAGGGTCAAG GCCTTTATAAAGAGGATACTACAGGTCTGCTGTGGTCAGCAGCCATCCTTTGTTTGTGGGGCCTTGTTCTTAGTGTCAGAG attgcaaaaGTACATCCAGGGCTTAGGACGATCACTTTGGCTGCAGAG GAGTCAGATGATGAGGAACATTTTGAGGATGTAGAATTACCAGAGGAGGAGGTTATTGTAGGAGATGGAGAAGAAGTTGGAGGGAAAACTGAAAGTACAGAAGAGCAGAAAGAGGAGGTCACAAAACCATCTGAACCTGGGAGGAGTGGTGCATCATGGGTACACAGACTAG gtaaaggtaaaacGTCGTCCTCCCAGTATGACCCCCAGGGTAGGAACCCCCTGTACTGTGGTGCAGACGAAAGCTGCTTGTGGGAGCTGTGTAAG CTGGCCAACCACTTCCATCCCTCAGTCGCTCTATTTGCCAAAAAGATCCTGGAT GGTGATGCCATCCAGTACAGTGGGGACCCTCTCCAAGACTTCACCTTAGCTAGGTTCTTGGACAGATTTGTCTTCAGAAATCCCAAACAAAGGAAACAAG ACCCTGGTCAGTCAGTCATGCAGCCAAAGTCCACCAGATTTGAACCCAGGGGAGTCAAGAGGTTTCCAG TGAACAGTGAGGAGTTTCTGCAGACAGAGGAGCAGAAGATTCCTGTGGATGAAGTCTTCTTCCACCG GTTCTTCTCCAAGAGAGCCCAGTTTGGGAGGAAGGCGAGAGACGGTGACAATGACAGTGACATTGAGAGTGTCGGAGACGAGGAGTTTGACAGGATACTGG ATAAATTTGAAggtgatgaagaagatgaagaccTTGGAATGGACTTTGCAAG TGAACTTACACGTAACAAAAGGAAAGGTAAGAAGAGGAAgggagaggaggaggaggaggagagtgatgatgaggatgaacTGGAGGATGAAGATGAGATGATGGAGGATGATGACCTGGAGGATGATAATGGTGAGGTATGGGgagaggaggaagaggatgGGGAGGAGGCAGGTGTGTTCATGGACCCTGCCGAGGAGAACATGTTTGCAGATGCACCAGGTGGCAGTGATGAAG AATTCAGTTACGATGACATGGATGAGATGTCTTTCTCTGAAGAAGAAAACG atgatgaagatgaagcagTTGGACCAACCAAACAGGGCAAGAAAAAGGCAGCTAACAAGAGGAAAGCAggagatggtgatgatgatgatgatgataatgatgagggTGTGGACTTTGttgctgccatggcaaccaaaccCAAGAGAAAGAGGAGGAGAGGGAAGCTACCTGCTGTGGGGAGTGGCAGCATGTTCGCAGCAGCAGAGGAG TTCTCTTCATTGTTGGATGACAATGCTGGCTCCAAGTTTGACAACATCGGCATCGGAGCCCTTTCCAACAAGGACAACGCAG ATGCCAAGCAGTTGAAGTGGGAGGTGGCCAGGGACCAGTGGGTGAGAGGACAGAACTGGAAGGACAAGAAGAGAAATCGAGGGAAGGGGCCACCGGGGAAGGGGAGGGGGAAGAAACAAGGGGGCAAGCAAGGGAAAAGAAGAAGATAG